A stretch of the Clostridium fungisolvens genome encodes the following:
- a CDS encoding TetR/AcrR family transcriptional regulator, with the protein MKKKTGQTEMTQRNFQDAFWLLYEKKSIDKITVKDICSLAGYDRSTFYRYYADVYDILHELENQILDEVDEFVVHLVKQANNFDASQALQAILGTFARLNKYIIVLLGPHGDTEFIRKIVENLKPIWIKYFFRTNQYTAAEVDFLMEYYISGLISMYQKWFCDNNGVSIERIIQLSYQTLPDATIFENFYK; encoded by the coding sequence ATGAAGAAAAAAACAGGGCAAACGGAAATGACTCAGAGAAATTTTCAAGATGCCTTTTGGTTATTATATGAAAAAAAGAGTATTGATAAAATTACAGTAAAAGATATCTGCAGTTTGGCAGGATATGATCGCAGTACTTTTTACCGATATTATGCGGATGTCTATGATATACTGCACGAGCTTGAAAATCAAATTTTGGATGAAGTAGACGAATTCGTGGTACACCTTGTGAAGCAAGCCAATAACTTTGATGCGTCACAGGCCCTTCAAGCAATTTTGGGGACTTTTGCCCGTCTAAATAAATACATCATCGTGCTATTAGGCCCACACGGTGACACAGAATTCATACGCAAGATTGTAGAAAACCTTAAACCTATTTGGATAAAATATTTTTTTAGAACCAATCAGTATACTGCCGCTGAGGTTGATTTTCTCATGGAATATTACATTTCTGGCTTAATTTCAATGTACCAGAAATGGTTTTGTGATAATAATGGTGTTTCCATTGAGCGAATCATTCAGCTGAGCTACCAAACACTCCCTGATGCCACTATTTTTGAAAACTTTTATAAATAA
- a CDS encoding ABC transporter ATP-binding protein — translation MAFISFENVYKEYGTTDSLVRALNDANFSVEQGELAVILGSSGAGKTTALNILGGMDTVTRGKVIFDGKDIANWNEEQLCNYRRTDVGFVFQFYNLVPNLTALENVELAAQICEDSLDAAETLEKVGLEDRKGNFPAQLSGGEQQRVSIARALAKRPKLLLCDEPTGALDYVTGKQILQLLQDTCRRDGITVIIITHNSAIAPMADKVIRFKSGKIVDMKVNAEPMNIAEIEW, via the coding sequence ATGGCATTTATTTCATTTGAAAATGTGTATAAAGAATACGGCACAACTGACAGTCTTGTACGGGCTCTAAATGATGCGAATTTTTCTGTGGAGCAGGGAGAATTGGCAGTAATACTTGGTTCATCTGGTGCAGGTAAAACTACAGCACTAAATATTCTGGGGGGCATGGATACTGTAACACGGGGCAAGGTTATATTTGATGGCAAGGATATAGCCAACTGGAATGAAGAACAGCTATGTAATTATCGCCGCACTGATGTTGGGTTTGTGTTCCAGTTTTATAATCTAGTACCTAATCTGACGGCACTTGAAAATGTAGAGTTAGCAGCGCAGATTTGCGAAGACAGTCTAGACGCCGCTGAAACTCTTGAAAAAGTTGGTCTTGAAGATCGAAAAGGAAATTTTCCCGCTCAGCTTTCAGGTGGAGAACAGCAGAGAGTTTCAATAGCTCGTGCACTGGCAAAAAGGCCAAAACTGTTGCTTTGTGATGAGCCAACAGGTGCGCTGGACTATGTGACTGGTAAGCAGATTTTACAGCTTTTGCAGGATACCTGCCGCAGAGATGGGATAACTGTTATTATAATCACTCACAACAGCGCAATTGCTCCAATGGCAGATAAGGTAATTAGGTTCAAGAGTGGTAAAATTGTTGATATGAAAGTCAATGCTGAACCTATGAATATTGCAGAGATTGAGTGGTGA
- a CDS encoding ABC transporter permease, with amino-acid sequence MKKSAFYKDIRRTLKKNLSRFIAITVMAALGIGVFSGFAVGCLDALKSADNFFHKQNTYDIKIVSTLGLTRDDVLAISKMEGVSSVFGSPGMDVKVQQSSGSLLLANLSTLDPKGMNKPYEIEGALPTKSGQIAVNSKFMEDTGLKLGDSITLTEDDKDKTAVKDSGSGGSGKDDKADLGINIESDSSAPSLKVKNYKITAIILSPLDISNTKKGISSVSFSSSSSTYMMYATADSIKSDIYSSIYVTLDGASKLDGYSKEYETLVDSITSKIKSTIQEKRQKARYDEVVGNANAKIVKAEGLLRDKMTDAEQKLSDAQKKIDDGLTEVNNGQAELKANELKLLQGEQTLSAADKSANEKFNSSQKEIDKGWTELKAGEGKLSSEEKAALEQFSISEQKLEESSNTLNIQKADADAQLKGVVSVLPKEAQEIWNSVEVKKVWADMVADGVKAAPYLLAIKQVEAPTKDETDAYNAAMAGLKADTQAFAADFIMGGASLTEEQISGFSSVAVAQGTLNYSQTLLNENSSVLATQKAAALKQISDARQKIEDSKAQLTSGQQKLNDCKAEANIQFAEKYAEINEGKQKLVDAKRKLNEAKSKLIDGQAELNKNKSDYQNSIADARQKLSDAKNKVSDISMAKWYVWDRSYNESIAGLKSDISFIQAVTKAFPVIFFLVSVLISLTTMTRMVEEDRGLIGTYKSLGYSNLQISIKYILYAVLACIIGGILGSIIGFIALPKVIEVVTSTLYALPKFQLFFNPYYGIGGFGMFLLGIVGATAISCAEMLRYRPAELMRPKAPKTGSRILLERIPFIWKRLNFLNKVTCRNLFRYKKRAIMTIVGILGCTMLIVLGFGVRDSVVSLTTDQFNRVTVYDAIVMTDNLNTVKMNTLANEWKASGKVKDTLQLQIKSLTLRNKRDSLDITVMVIPEGSDLGHFVNLYDSKTHKAMTLPKNGIVVTQNAAKKLALTSGDTVSMQNENNLERDFQVSYVATNYTGNYVYVSESSYQAAFGDYNGTSFLLNLTNKKEGQKWLDALSDDERILKVNSSQSMIDAFSEVNNVINMVVYLLIGMSAVLALTVLFTLSNINISERERELATIKVLGFQREEVYSYVNRETFILTLLGIICGLPAGFGITYGILSNVSIANIAFNVRVSMISYLIAAVITLIFALLVNKVTNKGLRKINMVEALKSVE; translated from the coding sequence GTGAAGAAAAGTGCATTTTATAAGGATATTAGAAGAACCTTAAAAAAGAATTTGTCCAGATTCATTGCAATCACTGTGATGGCGGCACTTGGCATTGGCGTGTTTTCCGGATTTGCAGTGGGGTGTCTGGATGCCCTAAAATCTGCTGACAATTTCTTTCATAAACAAAACACTTATGACATTAAAATTGTATCTACCCTTGGACTAACTAGGGATGATGTTTTAGCCATATCCAAAATGGAGGGTGTGAGTTCAGTATTTGGCAGTCCAGGTATGGATGTTAAGGTTCAGCAAAGCAGTGGAAGCTTACTGCTGGCAAATCTAAGTACCTTGGATCCAAAAGGCATGAACAAACCTTATGAAATTGAAGGTGCGCTGCCAACTAAATCAGGGCAAATTGCTGTGAACTCTAAATTTATGGAGGATACCGGCTTGAAGCTTGGAGACAGTATTACTCTGACAGAAGATGATAAAGATAAGACGGCTGTTAAGGATTCAGGGTCAGGTGGCAGTGGGAAGGATGACAAAGCTGATTTGGGAATTAATATAGAAAGTGATTCTTCAGCTCCGTCACTAAAAGTGAAAAATTACAAAATTACTGCAATTATTTTAAGCCCTTTGGATATTTCCAACACTAAAAAAGGCATTTCATCTGTGTCCTTCTCCTCAAGCAGCAGTACTTACATGATGTATGCTACGGCAGACTCCATTAAAAGTGATATTTATAGTTCTATTTATGTTACTTTAGATGGTGCTTCAAAGTTAGATGGATATTCTAAGGAATACGAAACACTGGTAGACAGTATAACCTCAAAAATCAAATCTACTATTCAAGAAAAACGACAGAAGGCTAGATACGATGAAGTTGTGGGTAATGCTAATGCCAAAATTGTCAAAGCTGAAGGGCTGCTTAGGGACAAAATGACAGATGCAGAGCAAAAGCTATCTGATGCTCAGAAAAAGATTGATGATGGCTTGACGGAGGTTAATAATGGACAGGCGGAGCTTAAAGCCAATGAGTTAAAACTTTTACAGGGAGAACAGACACTCTCGGCTGCAGATAAATCTGCAAATGAAAAGTTCAACTCTTCCCAAAAAGAGATTGATAAGGGATGGACAGAATTGAAGGCCGGTGAAGGAAAGTTAAGCAGTGAGGAAAAAGCTGCATTGGAACAGTTTTCAATCAGTGAACAGAAGCTTGAGGAAAGTAGTAACACGCTTAATATACAAAAGGCTGATGCAGATGCACAGTTAAAGGGAGTAGTTTCTGTGCTACCAAAAGAGGCGCAGGAGATCTGGAACAGTGTAGAAGTTAAAAAAGTATGGGCAGATATGGTTGCAGATGGTGTTAAGGCAGCTCCATATTTACTAGCAATTAAACAGGTGGAGGCACCAACAAAGGATGAAACCGATGCCTATAATGCTGCAATGGCAGGTCTTAAAGCTGATACTCAAGCTTTTGCTGCAGATTTTATTATGGGAGGAGCTTCTCTTACAGAGGAGCAAATCTCTGGTTTTTCAAGTGTTGCTGTTGCTCAGGGCACTTTGAATTACAGCCAAACCTTGCTTAATGAAAATTCATCGGTACTGGCAACTCAAAAGGCTGCTGCATTGAAGCAGATTTCTGATGCCCGTCAGAAAATTGAGGATAGTAAAGCACAGCTTACAAGCGGACAGCAGAAACTAAATGACTGCAAGGCTGAGGCTAATATACAATTTGCTGAAAAGTATGCAGAAATAAATGAGGGCAAGCAAAAGCTTGTGGATGCTAAAAGAAAACTTAATGAGGCTAAGTCTAAACTTATTGATGGTCAGGCCGAGCTTAATAAAAATAAGTCTGACTACCAAAATTCTATTGCAGATGCCAGACAGAAGCTTTCGGATGCCAAGAACAAGGTTTCAGACATCAGCATGGCGAAATGGTATGTCTGGGATCGGAGCTATAACGAAAGTATTGCAGGACTTAAAAGTGATATAAGCTTCATTCAAGCTGTTACCAAAGCCTTTCCGGTTATTTTCTTCCTGGTGTCTGTACTAATTAGCCTGACCACCATGACTCGCATGGTGGAGGAGGACCGTGGATTAATTGGTACGTATAAATCTCTAGGTTATTCAAACTTACAGATTAGCATAAAATATATTCTCTATGCAGTACTGGCCTGCATAATTGGAGGTATCTTGGGAAGCATCATTGGATTCATTGCCCTTCCTAAGGTAATTGAAGTTGTCACCAGTACTCTGTATGCATTACCAAAGTTTCAGCTGTTCTTCAATCCTTATTATGGTATTGGGGGCTTTGGGATGTTCCTATTGGGTATTGTAGGTGCAACAGCTATCTCCTGTGCTGAAATGCTACGCTATCGTCCGGCAGAGCTGATGCGTCCAAAAGCACCTAAAACAGGAAGTCGTATTTTACTGGAACGCATTCCATTCATTTGGAAACGACTGAATTTCCTAAATAAAGTAACCTGCCGTAACTTGTTCAGATATAAGAAGCGTGCTATCATGACCATTGTAGGCATCTTAGGCTGTACTATGCTTATCGTGCTGGGCTTTGGTGTGAGGGATAGCGTAGTTAGTCTGACAACTGACCAGTTCAATAGGGTAACTGTATATGATGCTATTGTAATGACAGATAATTTGAATACAGTTAAAATGAACACTCTTGCCAATGAGTGGAAGGCATCTGGAAAGGTGAAGGATACACTGCAACTTCAGATTAAATCCTTGACACTGCGAAACAAGAGGGATAGTTTGGATATTACCGTTATGGTGATTCCAGAGGGTTCGGATTTGGGACACTTTGTTAATTTATATGATTCTAAAACCCATAAAGCAATGACCTTGCCGAAAAATGGTATTGTGGTTACTCAAAATGCTGCGAAAAAGCTTGCTTTAACAAGTGGAGACACCGTTTCTATGCAAAATGAGAATAATTTGGAGCGTGATTTTCAGGTATCTTACGTAGCTACAAATTATACAGGTAATTACGTGTATGTCAGTGAAAGTTCTTACCAGGCAGCATTTGGCGACTATAACGGAACCTCTTTCCTGTTGAACCTAACAAATAAGAAAGAGGGGCAGAAGTGGCTGGATGCTTTAAGTGATGATGAGAGAATCCTCAAAGTCAACAGCAGTCAATCAATGATTGATGCATTTAGTGAAGTAAATAATGTTATTAACATGGTTGTTTATCTCTTAATTGGCATGTCAGCAGTATTGGCTTTGACAGTTCTGTTTACCCTGTCTAATATCAATATAAGTGAGCGTGAAAGGGAGCTCGCCACCATCAAGGTGCTTGGCTTCCAGCGTGAAGAGGTATATTCCTACGTAAACAGGGAGACCTTTATTCTTACACTATTAGGTATAATTTGTGGTCTGCCAGCAGGGTTTGGGATCACCTATGGCATTCTGAGCAATGTCAGCATTGCGAATATCGCTTTTAATGTTCGTGTTTCCATGATATCTTATCTGATTGCTGCGGTTATTACGCTGATTTTTGCCTTATTGGTAAACAAAGTCACAAATAAGGGATTGCGAAAAATTAACATGGTGGAAGCATTAAAGAGCGTTGAGTAA